Proteins encoded within one genomic window of bacterium:
- a CDS encoding PPOX class F420-dependent oxidoreductase, protein MSKRAPARLEPESYISLETFRRTGAGVRTPVWFATIDRRLYVVTDGTSAKVKRLRASKRVRVAPCTVRGTVTGEWLDGTGRVVADAALIERAHAALVEKYGWQMWILDGVSWLFGRIGRRAYLELALD, encoded by the coding sequence ATGTCGAAACGCGCCCCCGCCCGGCTGGAGCCCGAGTCGTACATCAGCCTCGAGACCTTTCGCCGCACCGGCGCCGGCGTGCGCACGCCGGTGTGGTTCGCGACCATCGACCGGCGCCTCTACGTCGTCACCGACGGGACGTCGGCGAAGGTCAAGCGCCTGCGCGCCAGCAAGCGCGTGCGCGTCGCCCCCTGCACCGTCCGCGGCACGGTCACCGGCGAATGGCTCGACGGCACGGGGCGGGTGGTCGCGGACGCGGCGCTGATCGAGCGCGCCCACGCCGCGCTGGTCGAGAAGTACGGCTGGCAGATGTGGATCCTCGACGGCGTGTCGTGGCTGTTCGGCCGCATCGGCCGACGCGCCTACCTCGAGCTCGCGCTCGACTGA
- a CDS encoding beta-lactamase family protein, giving the protein MSDPQGYTAPGFAAVREAFADNFARHGESGAACCVYRDGRVVVDLWAGVADHATGRPWRMDTPVIVFSVSKGFTAAAVHLLVERGALDLDAPVARYWPAFAANGKGDIPLRWVLAHRAGLAAVDGALTLDEVLAWDPVVRAIAAQAPNWPPGSGHGYHARTFGWILGEVIRRVTGRSPGRFIAEAISGPLGLEFWIGLPAPLMARRARLRPPAAGLPSLSEMLGADSLTARVMNGPSGLFGYDEMWNRAEILAAEMPSSNGVGTARALARFYAALIGELEGRRLLRPETVARATEVQSQGADLVLMLSSCFGLGFMLQPTIAPDGGRRCFGHAGAGGSTAFADPEAGLAFGYVTSQLQFDLAGDPRSRALVRAVYASL; this is encoded by the coding sequence ATGAGCGACCCGCAGGGCTACACGGCGCCCGGCTTCGCGGCGGTGCGCGAGGCCTTCGCCGACAACTTCGCGCGCCACGGCGAGTCCGGCGCCGCCTGCTGCGTCTACCGCGACGGCCGCGTCGTCGTCGACCTGTGGGCCGGGGTCGCCGATCACGCCACCGGCCGGCCGTGGCGGATGGACACGCCGGTGATCGTCTTCTCCGTCAGCAAGGGATTCACCGCCGCCGCCGTGCACCTGCTGGTCGAACGCGGGGCGCTCGATCTCGACGCGCCGGTGGCGCGCTACTGGCCGGCGTTCGCGGCCAACGGCAAGGGGGACATTCCCCTGCGCTGGGTGCTGGCGCACCGCGCCGGGCTGGCGGCGGTCGACGGCGCGCTGACGCTCGACGAGGTGCTGGCGTGGGATCCGGTGGTGCGCGCCATCGCGGCGCAGGCGCCCAATTGGCCGCCCGGGAGCGGGCACGGCTACCACGCGCGCACCTTCGGCTGGATCCTCGGCGAGGTCATTCGCCGCGTCACCGGCCGCAGCCCCGGGCGCTTCATCGCCGAGGCGATCAGCGGACCGCTCGGGCTCGAATTCTGGATCGGCCTGCCGGCGCCGCTGATGGCGCGGCGGGCGCGCCTGCGGCCCCCGGCCGCCGGCCTGCCGTCGCTGAGCGAGATGCTCGGCGCCGATTCGCTCACCGCGCGGGTGATGAACGGGCCGAGCGGGCTCTTCGGCTACGACGAGATGTGGAACCGCGCCGAGATCCTGGCCGCCGAGATGCCGTCGTCGAACGGCGTCGGCACGGCGCGGGCGCTGGCGCGGTTCTACGCGGCGCTGATCGGCGAGCTGGAGGGCCGCCGCCTGCTGCGGCCGGAGACGGTGGCGCGCGCGACCGAGGTGCAGTCGCAGGGCGCCGACCTGGTGCTGATGCTGTCGAGCTGCTTCGGCCTCGGCTTCATGCTGCAGCCGACGATCGCGCCGGACGGCGGCCGGCGCTGCTTCGGCCACGCCGGCGCCGGCGGCTCGACGGCGTTCGCCGACCCGGAGGCCGGCCTCGCCTTCGGCTACGTGACCTCGCAGTTGCAGTTCGACCTCGCCGGCGATCCGCGCAGCCGCGCACTGGTGCGGGCGGTGTACGCGTCGCTGTAG